From Desulfatitalea tepidiphila, one genomic window encodes:
- a CDS encoding peptidase U32 family protein yields the protein MNQIVRRKPGSFKGPKPEILAPAGNRDSFLAALAAGADAVYCGLKSFSARMAAKNFQPAEFAGLVDLAHRQSVKVYLTVNTLIKPDELLPLGRQLDWVNRYARPDALIVQDLALPALARHVGYDGEIHLSTLANVTMPAMLARMAKTMGIQRVVLPRELNIEEVKQMAAACPPDLGLEIFVHGALCYGVSGRCYWSSFLGGKSGLRGRCVQPCRRIYTQNRSSQRFFACQDFSLDVLVKVLAEIPQLRAWKIEGRKKGPHYVYYTVTAYKMLRDEGHDAQAKKTALELLEQALGRRGTHYNFLPQRPQNPIDIRTDSGSGMLVGTVHGGQDKPYISPRIDLLEGDKLRVGYEDDPGHQTFDLSRSVPKGGKFYLKAARGRAPSKAASVFLIDRRESFLAEAIKKMEKLIDPVRVPSEERETFHLRLPPASPRQPHTRLMHVLRYPGQRIRQTSLALWMSDQTLDRVPATQAAHAWWWLPPVIWPEEETQWQQRLAQLLGKGARRFVLNAPWQISLFSRPERLSLWAGPFCNIANPVAVRAFKLLGGQGVIVSPELGRDDMLQLAEKSVLPLGVVVSGQWPFCVSRVLAGELKLGQPFVSPHGEQGWAERHGSLYWIYPNWPLNLRAEQNTLTKAGYRLFVHLEEPVPKGVTIKKRPGNWNWEIGLK from the coding sequence GTTTTCCGCCCGCATGGCGGCGAAAAACTTCCAACCGGCCGAATTTGCAGGACTGGTGGATCTGGCCCACCGGCAAAGTGTAAAGGTCTATCTGACCGTCAACACCTTGATCAAGCCAGACGAATTGCTGCCCCTGGGGCGGCAGCTCGATTGGGTCAACCGGTATGCCCGGCCCGATGCCTTGATCGTCCAGGACCTGGCGCTGCCCGCCCTGGCTCGCCACGTGGGCTACGATGGCGAGATCCATCTTTCCACCCTGGCCAATGTGACGATGCCGGCAATGCTGGCGCGCATGGCCAAGACCATGGGGATTCAGCGGGTCGTGTTGCCCCGGGAGCTCAATATCGAGGAGGTCAAGCAGATGGCTGCCGCTTGCCCGCCGGATTTGGGCCTGGAGATCTTCGTGCACGGCGCCTTGTGTTACGGGGTCTCCGGCCGATGTTACTGGAGCAGTTTTTTGGGTGGCAAGAGCGGCCTGCGGGGCCGCTGCGTGCAGCCCTGCCGGCGCATCTACACCCAGAACCGTTCCAGCCAGCGGTTTTTCGCATGCCAGGATTTCAGCCTCGACGTACTGGTGAAGGTGCTGGCCGAGATCCCCCAGCTGCGCGCCTGGAAGATCGAGGGGCGCAAAAAGGGGCCCCATTACGTCTATTATACAGTGACGGCCTACAAGATGTTGCGCGACGAAGGCCATGATGCCCAGGCTAAAAAGACGGCCTTGGAACTGCTCGAACAGGCCCTGGGTCGCCGCGGCACGCATTACAACTTTTTGCCCCAGCGGCCTCAGAACCCCATCGACATCCGAACCGACTCAGGCTCCGGGATGCTGGTCGGTACGGTGCACGGCGGACAGGACAAGCCCTACATCTCGCCGCGCATCGATCTGCTCGAAGGGGACAAGCTGCGCGTGGGATACGAGGACGATCCGGGTCACCAGACCTTCGATCTGTCCAGGAGCGTACCCAAGGGAGGCAAATTTTATTTGAAGGCTGCGCGAGGTAGGGCGCCTTCCAAGGCAGCCTCCGTTTTTTTAATCGACCGCCGGGAGTCTTTTCTGGCCGAAGCGATCAAGAAGATGGAAAAGTTGATCGATCCGGTGCGGGTGCCCTCCGAAGAGCGGGAAACCTTCCATCTGCGCTTGCCGCCGGCCAGCCCCCGGCAACCCCACACCCGCCTGATGCATGTATTGCGCTATCCGGGACAGCGCATCCGCCAGACCAGCCTGGCATTGTGGATGTCGGACCAAACCCTGGATCGGGTCCCGGCCACCCAGGCGGCCCATGCCTGGTGGTGGTTGCCTCCGGTCATCTGGCCCGAGGAAGAGACCCAATGGCAGCAACGGCTGGCCCAGTTGCTGGGCAAGGGTGCCCGCCGATTCGTGCTCAATGCACCCTGGCAGATATCGCTTTTCAGCCGGCCCGAACGGCTCAGCCTCTGGGCCGGGCCCTTTTGCAACATCGCCAACCCGGTGGCCGTGCGTGCTTTCAAGCTGCTGGGCGGCCAGGGCGTGATCGTCAGTCCGGAACTGGGCCGGGATGACATGTTGCAGCTGGCCGAGAAGAGCGTCCTGCCCCTGGGGGTGGTCGTCTCCGGTCAATGGCCGTTTTGCGTTTCCCGGGTGCTGGCCGGCGAACTCAAACTCGGTCAGCCTTTCGTCAGCCCCCACGGCGAGCAGGGTTGGGCCGAACGTCATGGCAGTCTCTACTGGATCTATCCCAATTGGCCGCTCAACCTCAGGGCCGAGCAGAACACGCTGACCAAGGCGGGCTATCGACTCTTCGTGCATCTGGAAGAACCGGTGCCCAAGGGGGTTACCATTAAAAAGCGGCCGGGAAACTGGAATTGGGAGATCGGGTTGAAGTAG
- the parE gene encoding DNA topoisomerase IV subunit B, whose product MKNGSIFNGRNKSDGSYTAASVEVLEGLDPVRRRPGMYTDTQRPNHLAQEVVDNASDEAIAGFADRIEVVLHEDGSLQVGDNGRGMPVDTHPTEGVSGVEVIMTRLHAGAKFTSKDYRFSGGLHGVGVSVVNALSRRLEVEVMRDGQQHAMAFEGGEVVERLTVVGKTARSRTGTTVRFWPDPKYFDNDRFSVSRLKHMLRAKAVLCPGLFVSFEDRKTGELETWHYETGLEEYLRQCLEGQTTIPDPPFTGTFEGREEQLAWAVAWLEAPGQVVAESYCNLIPTVQGGTHVNGFRAGLLAALREFCDIHKLLPRGVKLGPEDIWDNCAYVLSLKMSDPLFSGQTKERLGSRQCTTFVSGVVKDAFSIYLNQHVEIGEQLSELAIESARKRLKASKAVARKKVGAGPTLPGKLTDCVSEDPTEGELFLVEGDSAGGSAKQARDRQFQAVMPLRGKIKNTWEDSSDSVLSSAEIHDIAVAVGVDPGNSDLSGLRYHKICILADADSDGLHIATLLCALFLKHFRALVDHGHIYVALPPLYRIDIGKEVFYALDDQEKEDILKHAPKLNAKANIQRFKGLGEMNPVQLKETTMAPDTRRLMRLEFREDDPGQIDSLMDMLLTKKAADQRKAWLERRGSSAETF is encoded by the coding sequence ATGAAGAACGGTAGTATATTCAACGGCAGGAACAAGAGCGACGGCAGCTACACGGCGGCGTCGGTGGAAGTGTTGGAAGGCCTGGACCCGGTAAGACGACGGCCGGGTATGTACACCGACACCCAGCGACCCAACCATCTGGCCCAGGAGGTGGTCGACAATGCCTCCGACGAGGCCATCGCCGGTTTTGCCGACCGCATCGAGGTCGTGCTGCACGAAGATGGTTCCCTGCAGGTGGGCGACAACGGCCGCGGCATGCCCGTGGACACCCATCCCACCGAAGGAGTGTCGGGCGTCGAGGTGATCATGACCCGGCTGCATGCCGGCGCCAAATTCACCAGCAAGGATTACCGCTTCTCGGGTGGCTTGCACGGTGTGGGGGTGTCGGTGGTCAATGCGCTCTCCAGGCGCCTGGAGGTCGAGGTGATGCGCGACGGCCAGCAGCATGCCATGGCGTTCGAAGGCGGCGAGGTGGTCGAGCGTCTGACCGTGGTGGGCAAGACGGCGCGGAGCCGTACGGGTACCACGGTGCGCTTCTGGCCCGATCCAAAATACTTCGATAACGATCGCTTTTCGGTTTCCCGTTTGAAGCACATGCTCAGGGCCAAGGCCGTGCTTTGTCCCGGGCTTTTCGTGAGCTTCGAGGATCGCAAGACGGGCGAACTGGAGACCTGGCACTACGAGACCGGCCTGGAAGAGTATTTGCGTCAGTGCCTCGAGGGGCAGACGACCATACCGGACCCGCCGTTCACCGGCACGTTCGAAGGCCGTGAGGAGCAGTTGGCCTGGGCCGTGGCCTGGCTCGAAGCGCCGGGGCAGGTCGTGGCCGAAAGCTACTGCAATTTGATTCCCACCGTGCAAGGCGGCACCCACGTCAACGGCTTCAGAGCCGGGCTGCTGGCGGCCTTGAGGGAGTTTTGCGACATCCACAAACTGCTGCCCCGTGGGGTGAAGCTGGGTCCGGAAGACATCTGGGACAACTGCGCCTATGTGCTGTCTTTGAAGATGTCCGATCCGCTATTTTCGGGCCAAACCAAGGAGCGGCTCGGTTCGCGGCAGTGCACCACCTTTGTTTCCGGGGTGGTCAAAGACGCCTTCAGCATTTATCTCAACCAGCACGTGGAGATCGGCGAACAGCTGTCGGAGCTGGCCATCGAAAGCGCGCGTAAACGGCTCAAGGCGAGCAAGGCCGTGGCGCGCAAGAAGGTCGGCGCCGGTCCGACCTTGCCCGGCAAGCTGACCGACTGCGTGAGCGAAGACCCGACCGAAGGCGAGCTCTTTCTTGTCGAGGGCGATTCGGCCGGCGGATCGGCCAAACAGGCGCGCGATCGGCAATTCCAGGCCGTGATGCCGTTGCGTGGTAAAATCAAAAACACCTGGGAAGACAGCTCGGATTCGGTGCTTTCTTCGGCCGAGATCCACGACATCGCCGTGGCGGTGGGCGTGGACCCGGGCAACAGCGACCTCAGCGGCCTGCGTTATCACAAGATCTGCATCCTGGCCGATGCCGACTCGGACGGCTTGCACATCGCCACCTTGTTGTGCGCGCTGTTCCTCAAGCATTTCCGGGCCCTGGTGGACCACGGCCATATCTACGTGGCCCTGCCGCCGCTCTACCGCATCGATATCGGCAAAGAGGTGTTCTACGCCCTGGACGATCAGGAGAAAGAGGACATTCTCAAGCACGCCCCTAAACTCAATGCCAAGGCCAACATCCAGCGTTTCAAGGGCCTCGGCGAGATGAATCCGGTGCAGCTCAAGGAGACCACCATGGCACCGGATACCCGCCGCCTGATGCGTCTGGAATTTCGGGAAGACGACCCCGGGCAGATCGATTCGTTGATGGACATGCTGCTGACCAAGAAGGCGGCCGACCAGCGCAAGGCGTGGCTGGAACGCAGGGGGAGCAGCGCGGAGACGTTTTAG
- the parC gene encoding DNA topoisomerase IV subunit A: protein MGTPAKEAHVESTPIHLFAENAYLNYAMYVIMDRALPFIGDGLKPVHRRILYAMSELGLKASAKFKKSARTVGDVLGKFHPHGDTACYEAMVLMAQPFSYRYPLVEGQGNWGSVDDPKSFAAMRYTEARLSGYADTLLSEVEMGTVQWGPNFDGTLSEPMTLPARLPNVLLNGSSGIAVGMATDIPCHNLNEVVRACVTLLDRPNASLEDICEHIQGPDYPTGAEIISPRSDILNAYRTGRGSMRMRATWQSENGDIVVNALPYQASPTKIIEQIAGLMNAKKLPLVADIRDESDGDDPVRLVITPRSNRVDQDELMLHLFAVTDLERTYKVNLNLIGLDRRPAVKGLLEILTEWIAYRQETVRRRLAHRLERVQDRLHVLAGLLIAYLNLDEVIRIIRTSDEPKPALIARFNLSERQAEAILQLRLRQLAKLEEQKIKAEQAELLAEEKQIQGLLSSNTRLKNLIKKELLADARQYGDPRRTAITQRREARAISQVQLAPVEPVTVILSRQGWVRMAKAHDVAAEELIYKAGDDFLAAAQGRSNQQAVFLDSTGRSYASEVSGFPSARSYGIPLTGLFKNPPNSHFMAVLMGEPEQRILAFSDAGYGFVTVLENMYTRNLKGKAFLSLPAGAFPLPPLIIRDDGAEPDDGAERFIAAVTLQGRLLIFPMSELPELPRGKGNKMIHIAPKEIKEGTDRLLCCTLLGSENKLVIHAGKRFFALSGGNLQDFIGARGKRGKRLPRGFRNVTTVAVE from the coding sequence ATGGGAACGCCGGCGAAAGAGGCACATGTCGAATCCACGCCGATTCACCTGTTTGCCGAAAATGCTTACCTGAACTATGCCATGTACGTGATCATGGACCGCGCCCTGCCGTTCATCGGCGACGGACTCAAGCCGGTCCACAGGCGCATTCTTTACGCCATGTCCGAACTGGGCCTCAAGGCGAGCGCTAAATTCAAGAAGTCGGCGCGCACGGTGGGCGACGTGCTGGGCAAGTTCCATCCCCACGGGGACACGGCCTGTTACGAAGCCATGGTGCTCATGGCCCAGCCATTCTCCTATCGCTATCCCCTGGTCGAAGGGCAGGGGAACTGGGGCTCGGTCGACGATCCCAAATCTTTTGCTGCCATGCGCTACACCGAGGCGCGGCTGTCGGGCTACGCCGACACCCTGCTCTCCGAGGTCGAGATGGGCACGGTGCAATGGGGGCCCAATTTCGACGGCACGCTCAGCGAACCGATGACCCTGCCCGCCCGGCTGCCCAATGTGCTTCTCAACGGATCCAGCGGCATCGCCGTGGGCATGGCCACCGACATCCCGTGCCACAATCTGAACGAGGTGGTTCGGGCCTGCGTGACCCTGCTCGACCGGCCGAATGCTTCTCTGGAAGATATTTGCGAACATATTCAAGGGCCCGACTATCCCACCGGCGCGGAGATCATCAGCCCGCGGTCCGACATCCTCAACGCCTACCGCACCGGCCGGGGATCCATGCGCATGCGCGCCACCTGGCAGAGCGAAAACGGCGACATCGTCGTCAACGCATTGCCCTACCAGGCTTCGCCCACCAAAATCATCGAGCAGATCGCGGGCTTGATGAACGCCAAGAAGCTCCCCCTGGTGGCGGATATTCGTGACGAATCGGACGGCGACGATCCGGTTCGCCTGGTGATCACGCCGCGCTCCAACCGGGTGGACCAGGACGAATTGATGCTCCACCTGTTTGCCGTGACCGACCTGGAACGCACTTACAAGGTGAACCTGAACCTCATCGGATTGGACCGGCGGCCCGCGGTCAAAGGGTTGCTGGAGATCCTCACCGAATGGATTGCCTACCGCCAGGAGACGGTTCGCCGGAGACTCGCCCACCGCCTCGAACGGGTCCAGGACCGGTTGCATGTGCTCGCCGGCTTGCTCATCGCCTATTTGAATCTCGACGAAGTGATCCGCATCATCCGGACCAGTGACGAACCCAAGCCGGCCCTGATCGCACGGTTCAACCTCAGCGAGCGTCAGGCCGAAGCCATCCTGCAATTGAGATTGAGGCAACTGGCCAAGCTGGAAGAACAGAAGATCAAGGCCGAGCAGGCCGAACTGCTGGCCGAAGAGAAGCAGATCCAGGGGCTTTTGAGTTCCAACACCCGTCTGAAGAACTTGATCAAAAAGGAGTTGCTGGCCGATGCCCGGCAATATGGCGATCCGCGCCGCACCGCCATCACCCAGCGCCGGGAGGCCAGGGCGATTTCCCAGGTGCAGCTGGCGCCGGTGGAGCCGGTGACGGTGATCTTGTCGCGGCAGGGCTGGGTGCGCATGGCCAAGGCGCATGACGTGGCCGCCGAGGAGTTGATCTACAAGGCCGGAGACGATTTCCTGGCCGCAGCCCAGGGCCGCAGCAATCAACAGGCGGTCTTTCTCGACTCCACCGGCCGAAGCTACGCCAGTGAAGTTTCTGGTTTTCCATCGGCGCGGAGTTACGGCATTCCATTGACCGGGCTTTTCAAGAACCCGCCCAACTCGCACTTCATGGCCGTGCTCATGGGAGAACCCGAACAGCGAATCCTGGCGTTCAGCGACGCCGGGTACGGCTTCGTCACAGTTCTGGAAAACATGTACACGCGCAATCTCAAGGGCAAGGCCTTTCTCAGTCTGCCGGCCGGCGCGTTTCCCCTGCCGCCCCTGATCATCCGAGACGATGGGGCTGAGCCGGACGACGGGGCCGAGCGCTTCATCGCGGCGGTCACCCTGCAGGGGCGCCTGCTGATTTTCCCCATGAGCGAACTGCCCGAGCTGCCCCGGGGGAAGGGCAACAAGATGATCCACATCGCGCCCAAGGAGATCAAGGAAGGGACCGACCGGCTGCTATGCTGCACGCTTCTGGGCAGCGAGAACAAACTGGTCATCCATGCCGGCAAGCGCTTCTTCGCTTTGAGCGGCGGCAATCTTCAGGACTTTATCGGTGCCCGCGGCAAACGCGGAAAGAGACTGCCGCGCGGTTTTCGCAACGTGACCACTGTCGCGGTGGAGTAG